A portion of the Candidatus Woesearchaeota archaeon genome contains these proteins:
- a CDS encoding YdeI/OmpD-associated family protein translates to MKISNGVVHKVPADLKKPLIADPKALEKWEDITPLARNEWLCWIDSVKKSETRNLHIKRTCTELKEGKRRPCCWAGCSHRK, encoded by the coding sequence ATGAAAATATCAAATGGCGTAGTCCACAAAGTTCCCGCAGACCTAAAAAAGCCCCTTATCGCTGACCCAAAAGCCTTGGAAAAATGGGAAGACATTACCCCGCTTGCGCGTAACGAGTGGCTCTGTTGGATTGACTCAGTCAAGAAATCAGAAACAAGAAATCTGCATATTAAACGAACATGCACAGAGCTTAAGGAAGGAAAACGCCGACCTTGTTGCTGGGCCGGTTGTTCTCACCGCAAATAA